CTGGAGGCGCTGGGCCAGCTCACCGGCGGTGTGGCGCACGACTTCAACAACCTGCTGATGGTGATCCACACCAACGCCTACCTGCTTGGCCGCCGCGACCCGACGCTGGCCGACAGCCGCGCCCTGCAGGCGCTGCAGCGTGCGGTGGTGTCCGGCACGCAGCTGACCCGGCAGCTGCTGGCCTTCGCCAAGCGCCAGCCGCTGCAGCCGCAGGTGCTGCGCCTGCAGGACAGCCTGCCGGCGCTGGCCGATCTGCTGAAGACCTCGGTCGGCGGCCGGGTGCAGCTGGACATCGCCGTCGACCCGGCCACGCCCCCGGTGCACGTCGACGCCGCCGAGCTCGAGCTGGCGCTGCTCAACCTGGCCATCAACGCGCGCGACGCCATGCCCTCGGGCGGCCGGCTGTCGGTCTCCGCCGCGCCGCGCGTCGGCGCCGACGGCCGGCCCCACGCCGCGGTGGAGGTGCGCGACAGCGGCAGCGGCATCCCGGCCGAGCTGCGCGACAAGGTCTTCGAGCCCTTCTTCAGCACCAAGCCGGCCGGCCACGGCACCGGCCTGGGCCTGAGCCAGGTCTGGGGCTTCTGCGAGCAGGCGGGCGGGCGGGTGCTGCTCGATTCGGAGCCCGGCCGCGGCACCACGGTCTGCCTGCTGCTGCCGGCCGCCGCGGCGGCCGATCCGGCACCGCCGAACACGCCGGCCGGTGCCCGGCCGGCCCTGCCCCACCGGGTGCTGATGGCCGAGGACAACGAGGACGTGGCCCAGGCGACCGTGCAGCTGCTGCAGTCGCTGGGCTGCGAGGTGCGCCGGGTGGCCAGCGCCGACGAAGGTTTGGCGCTGCTGGAACAGGCGCCCGAGGCCCGGCCCGACCTGCTGCTGAGCGACGTGGTGATGCCGGGCCGGCTCAACGGCGTCGGCCTGGCGCGCGAGGTGCGGACCCGCCACCCCGGCCTGCCGGTGCTGCTGATGACCGGCTACACCCAGGAGCTGCAGGCCGCGGTGCGCGAAGGGTTCGCGGTGCTGCCGAAGCCCTTCGACGCCGAGACGCTGACACGGGCCCTGGGCGAGGCGCTGGCGCGCCAAAGCTGAGCCCACCACAAGGCACTTTGGGGCGGCTGGCGACCCCCTCGGGGGGCGTCGGCACCCCGGCGCCCCGGGGCCGTCACTCACTCGGCTTCGCGCAGGGTCTGCACCACCGGCCGCGCCAGCACGCCGCGCAGGCCCCACCAGCCGGCGGCCAGCGCCAGCAGCGCGCCCGCCGCCGCCCCGGCCAGCGGCACCCAGGGCGACGGCGCCCAGGGGAAGTCGAACGCGCGGCGGGCCAGCGCCCAGCCGACGACGCTGGCCGCCACCGCGGCCAGCGTGCCCGCCAGCAGGCCGGTGCCCAGCAGCTCGGCGCCCTGCACCCGGCGCAGCAGCGCGGCGCTGGCGCCGAGCGCGCGCATCACCGCGTACTCGCGCGAGCGCGCCTCGCGCGTCGCGCCCAGCGCGGCGAACAGCACCACCAGCCCGGCGGCCAGCGTGAAGACAAACAGGAACTCCACCGCCCGCACCACCTGGTCGAGCACCGACTGCACCTGCGCGATGGACGCCGAGACGTCGACCACCGTCAGGTTGGGGAAGTCGCGCCCGAGCCGCCGGTCCAGCGCCGCCGCATCGGCCGGCGAGCGGTAGGCGGAGATGTAGGTCAGCGGCAGCTCCGCCATCTGCGAGCGCGGGAAGAGCACGAAGAAGTTGACCCGCATCGAACCCCACTCCACCCGCCGCAGGCTGGTGATGCGCCCCTCCACCGGCTGCCCGGCGATGTCGAAGCGCAGGCGGTCGCCAAGCGACAGCCCCAGCGTCTTGGCCAGGCCCTCCTCCACGCTCAGCGCGTCGGGCTCGTCCGGCACCCAGCGGCCGGCGGCCAGCTGGTTGTGCGACGGCGGCCGGGCGGCGTGGCTGAGGTTGAACTCGCGGTCGACGAGGCGGCGCGCGCGGTCCTCGGCATAACCGTCGGCGCTGACGGCGCGGCCGTTCACCGCCACCAGCCGGCCGCGGATCATCGGGTACCAGTCGTCGCCCTTCACGCCGGCGTCGGCCAGCGCCGCGCGGTAGGCGGCCGCCTGGTCGGGCTGGATGTTGATGACGAAGCGGTCGGGTGCGTCGGGCGGCGTGGTCTGGCGCCAGCTGCGGACGAGGTCGGTGCGCAGCAGCACCAGCAGCACCAGCGCCAGCAGGCCCACCGCCAGCGCCGAGACCTGCAGCACCGCGAAGGCCGGCCGCGCCGCCACCTGGCGGGTGGCCAGCACCAGCCAGCGCGGCGCGCCGCGCTCCGGCACCAGGCGCCGCAGCAGCAGCACCGCGCCCCAGGCCAGCAGCGCGAAGGCCACCAGCGCCCCCGCGAAGCCGCCGACCGCGATCAGGCCCAACCAGAGGTCGGCCGAGCTGGCCAGCAGCAGCGCCGAGAAGCCAGCCAGTCCGGCGGCCAGCACGCCCACCGATGCCGGCCGCGGCGTGCCGACGTCGCGCCGCAGCACCCGCAGCGCCGGCACCCGGGCCAGCTGCAGCACCGGCGCCAGGCCGAAGCCGAACAGCAGTGCCAGCCCGACACCCAGGCCGAACAGCGCCGGCCGCGGCCCCGCCGGCGGCAGCGCCACCGACACCAGCGAGCCGAGCAGCGCGATGAAGACATGGTGCAGCGCCCAGCCGGCGGCCACGCCCAGCGCGCTGCCGACCAGGCCGACGGCGCCGAACTCCAGCGCGTAGGCGCGGGCGATGGTGCGCTGGGGCGCGCCGAGCACGCGCAGCATGGCGCAGCCGTCGAGGTGGCGCAGCGCGAAGTCGCGCGAGGCCACCGCCACCGCCACCGCCGCCAGCAGCGCCGCCAGCAGCGCCACCAGGTCGAGGAACTTGCGGGCGCGGTCCAGCGTCTGGCGCATCTCGGGCCGGCCGCTGTCCAGCGACTCCACCCGCACCCCGCGCAGCGGCCGCTGTTCGATCTCGCGCTCGACCGCGGCGACGAAGGCCGCCACCCGCGCCGGCCCGTCGGCCTGGCCCTCGGCCGCCGCCACCGCCAGCCGCCAGGCGATGCGGCTGGCCGGCTGCACCAGGCCGGTGGCGTCGAGGTCCGCCCGGTGCAGCATCACCCGCGGCGCGAAGCTGAGGAAACCGGCCCCGCGGTCGGGCTCCAGCGCGATGACCTCGGCGATGCGCAGGGCGGCGTCGCCGAGCAGCAGGGTGTCGCCCCGCGCCAGACCCAGGGCGTCGAGCACGCCGGCATCGACCCACACGGTGCCCGGCCGCGGCCCCTGCGCGACGCTGCGTCGCGGCTCGCCACCGCCGGCGTCCAGCGTCAGCCGGCCGCGCAGCGGGTAGCCGTCCTCCACCGCCTTGACCGACACCAACCGGGTGGCGCCGCCGCGGTCGTCCGGCGCGCGCGCCATGCTGGGGAACACCGCGCTGGCCGACTGACGCAGGCCCTGGCGCTGCGCCGCCTCGCGCACCGACGGCGGCGGGGGGCTGGTCGCTGGCCACCAGGGCGTCGCCGCCGAGCAGCTGCGCCGCGTCGCGCACCAGGCCCGACTGCAGCCGGTCGGCGAAGAAACCGACCGCGGTGAGCGCCGCCACCGCCAGCACCACCGCCACCAGCAGCAGCCGCAGCTCGCCGGCCGCCAGGTCGCGCCGGCCCTGGCGCCAGGCCAGCGCGAGGGCGGAGGACGGCAGGCGCGGTGGCGCGGGCGGCACGGCAGCCACGGGCGAAAGGGGCGGAAGGGGCGGATCGGTGGGCATGGCCCGACGGTACACGCCGGCGCACGGCCCGGTGCGCCGGTCGCCTACTTACGCCTGGATACCGTCATGGGCCCGACACTTGCCGACGGCTCCTGCATCGTCCCTCGAGTCGCGTGTGCCGCCCGTCATCCCGTGCGGGCACACTTCCCTCCGTCACCGAACCACAGGTCACCACCGCCTTCAGCCCATGCGCCCTGCCCGCCCGACCCTCCCCTCGACCGTCCGCGCCACGACCTCGGCCGGCCGCCGCCGCTGGCTGGCCGGCGGCACCGCGCTGGCGCTGACCACGCTGGCCGGCTGCGCCACCCGCGGCCTGGACACCGGCGGCTACAGCGGCCCGGCCTACGAAGGCCCGCCGCGCCGGGAGACGGCCCATGCGCTGACCGAGACCGGCGAACTGCTGCACCTGTTCGCCGCCCGGCCGACCTACCCGGACCTGCGGCTGCAGCTCACCGGCGCGGTGGGCGGCGAACCGCTGCTGGCGCTGGCCCGGCATTCGGCGCGCCGACAGCTCGTCGTGCTCGGCCGCAGCGGGCGGGTCTACGCGGTCAACGCCGACACCGGCGCGCTGACGGCGCTGAACCGGCCACTGCCCGCGCCGTTGACCGGCCAGCGCTTCGCCATGGACGTCGACCCCGCCGACGGACAACTGCGGGTGTTCGGCGACGACGGCGCCTGGCGCGGCGCACCGGATGGCGTGCTGCAGCCCGACGCCGGCGCGGTGCGGCTGGACAGCCTCGCGTCCGCCCGCGCCGCCGACGGCCGCGCGGTGCAACGCTACGGCATCGCCACCACCGGTGGCCAGCTGCTGCGGCTGGAGCTGGGGCCGCAGGGCCTGCAGGCCGCGCCGGTGGGCAGCCTGGGCCTGCCGCCGCTGGCCCGCGCCAGCCTGGGCGTGGCCGACGGCGCCGACCAGGGCCTGCTGATGCTGCAGCTGGCCAGCGAGCCGTTGATCAACCGCCTGGCCCTGGTCGACCTGGCCAGCGGCCGGGCCCGCCTGCTCGGCCTGCTGCCGGCACCGCCGCAGGTGCTGTCGCTCGTCGCCGAACGCTAGCGCCCGGGGCGGCCGGGCGACGGGGCGACGACGCCCTGCACCAGCCAGTCCATGCGCGCGATCTGCGCATCGTCCAGCGCGCCGCCGGCCAGCCGCTCGCGGCCCTGCTGGTCGTGCAGCCGGCCGGAGAAGGGCTTCAGCCGGCCGTCGAGGAGGTCGCGTTCCCGCTGTCGCAGGCCGTCGACGACGTCCCTGGGCAGCGACGGCGACAGCGCCTCCACCCTGACCAGCCCGTCCTTCAGGCCGCCCCAGACCGGGGTCGGCGTCCACCTGCCGTCCAGCACCCGCTTCGCCACCCCGGTGTAGTGGGCGCCCCAGTGGTGGGTCACGGCGGCCACCTGCGCGGTGGGTGCGAAGGCCCGCATGTCGCTCTGGTAGGCGATGACCTTGACGCCGAGCGCCTCGGCCGCCTGCGGCACGGCCGGCGATCCGCTGTGGTTGGTCAGCACGTCGGCGCCCTGGCGCACCAGCGTCATCGCCGCCTCGCGCTCTCGCGACGGGTCGAACCAGGTGTTCAGCCAGATCACCTTGACCGTCGCCTGCGGGTTGGCCGCGCGCATGCCCAGGGTGAAGGCGTTGATGCCCTGGATCACCTCCGGCACCGGAAACCCGGCGACATAGCCCGCAGTGCCGCTGGCGCTGGTCCGGCCGGCGAGCCAGCCGGCCAGCCAGCGCGCCTCGTAGTAGCGGGCGTTGTAGGTGTTGAGGTTGGCCGCGGTCTTGTGGCCGCCCGCGTGTTCGATCACCACCTCCGGGTGGTCGGCCGCGACGCGCAGCGCCGGCTCCAGGTAGCCGAAGCTGGTGGCGAAGATGAGCCGGTGCCCGTCGCGCGCCAGTTCGCGCATCACCCGTTCGGCGTCCGGCCCCTCGGCAACGCCTTCGACGCGGGTGGTCTGCACCTGAGCGCCCAGCGCCTGCTGCAACGCCAGGCGACCCTGCTCGTGCTGGTAGCTCCAGCCGGCCTGGCCCACCGGGCTGACGTAGACGAAGCCGACCTTGAGCGGCGGCGGCACGGGAGGTCGGGGGGTGACGGTCTGGGCCGGCAGGGTCAACGGCAGCGCGAACGCGAGCGCGCCGATGAGGTTTTTGAGCATGGTTGTCCTCGACATGGCCACATGAAGAACGCCCCGGCGCGGTGGCACGCGGTCGGGGCGCGGGGGTCGCTCGCCGTCCGGCGAGAGGGGCGCGATTCTAGGGCCTGCTCACCAGCGGATGGCCCGCCTCGCGCCAGGCCTTGAGGCCGCCGTCCAGCGCCACGGCGCGGACGAAGCCCATGTCGCGCAGCGTCGCCGCCGCCAAGGTCGAGATGCGGCCGAACTCGCAGCAGGCGAGGATCCGCCGCGTGGGATCCGGCAGCACCTCGTTGACGCGCAGTTCCAACTGCCCGCGCGGCAGGTGCACCGCCCCGGCGACATGGCCGGCGTCGTAGGCGTCGCGCTCGCGCACGTCCAGCACCACCAGGTCCGAATCGCCCCGGTCGACGCGCGAGCGCAGTTCGGCCAGCGACATGAAGGGCACCCGCGCCGCGGCCTCCGCCAGCAGCTGGCTCACCGTGCGGCCGCCATGCAGGTTGGTGCGCAGCGCCTCGGTGATGTGGGTGGGCAGGCTGAGGTTGAGGCCGTTCATCATCGCGACGAACGCCTCGCGGTCGCGCACCTGCAGTCGCGGGTTGTGCGCGATCTCGTCGGCCAGCGTGGAATGGCTGCGGCCCTTGTAGTCGTGCGCCGGGTAGACCTTCAGCGCCGGGTCGAGCCGCAGCAGGCGCTCGAACAGGCTGTGGTGCAGCGCGGCCGCATCGCCGCTGGGCAGGTCGGTGCGGCCGGTGCCGCCGATGAGCAGCGTGTCGCCGGTGAAGACGCGGTCCTCGACCACCAGGCACATCGAGTCGGCGGTGTGGCCCGGCGTGTGCAGCACCTGCAGGCGCAGGCGGCCCACCGCCAGCATCTCGCCGTCGTCGACCTTCAGGCCCACGCCGGGCGCCGGGCTGGCGCGGTGCATGACCACCGGCACGCCGAGCTGCGCGGCCAGCGCCCGCGTCGCCGAGAAGTGGTCGGCGTGGGTGTGGGTGTCGATCAGCCAGCGGATGCGCAGGCCGTGGTGGCCGGCCAGCGCCAGGTAGCGGTCGACCTGGCTGGCCTCGGGGTCGATGAGCGCGGCCGCGCAGCTGTCTGCACAGCCGACCAGGTAGGACTGGCAGCCGCCGGTGGCGACCTGCTCGAAGATCACGCGCCGCTCACTTCGGCTGCGGCGTGGTGCGCAGGTACGGCTTGATGGTCTTGTAGCCGGGGAAGGTCTTCTCGGCCTCTTCGTTGGACACCGCGGCGGTGATGATCACGTCGTCGCCAGGCTGCCAGTTGGCCGGCGTGGCCACCTTGTGCTTGGCCGTCAGCTGCATCGAGTCCAGCACGCGCAGGATCTCGTCGAAGTTGCGGCCGGTGGTCATCGGGTAGGTGAGCTGCAGCTTGATGCGCTTGTCCGGACCGATGACGAACACCGAGCGCACGGTGGCGTTGTTCGCCGGCGTGCGGCCTTCCGACGTGCCGGGCTCGTCGGCCGGCAGCATGTTGTAGAGCTTGGCCACCTTCAGCTCGGGGTCGCCGATCATCGGGTAGTTCGGGCGGTGGCCCTGCGTCTCCTCGATGTCCACCACCCACCTGGCGTGGCTGTCCACCGGGTCCACCGACAGGCCGATGATCTTGGTGCCGCGCTGGGCGAACTGCTGCTCCAGCCCGGCCATGGTGCCGAGCTCGGTGGTGCACACCGGGGTGAAGTCCTTCGGGTGCGAGAACAGCACCGCCCACTGGTCGCCGATCCAGTCGTGGAAGCGGATCGGCCCCTGCGTGGTGTCGGCGGTGAAGTCGGGCGCGATGTCGTTGATGCGGAGGGACATGGGCGGCTCCTGCGGTGGAGAGGCCGCCGATTATTCGGCGGCCCTCCGCCGCTGAGAAGCCCCACCGACGCTCGCCCGGCGCACATGCTCATGCGCCGGACGATCAAGGGCTCAGTGCGCCTGCCCCAGTTGCTCCAGGATCGCCGGGTTCTCCAGCGTCGAGGTGTCCTGCGTGATGGCCTCGCCCTTGGCGATGGAGCGCAGCAGCCGCCGCATGATCTTGCCGCTGCGGGTCTTGGGCAGGTTGTCGCCGAAGCGGATGTCCTTCGGCTTGGCGATGGGACCGATCTCCTTGCCCACCCAGTCCGCGCAGCTGCTTGGCGATCTGCTTGGCCTCGTCGCCGCTGGGGCGAGCGCGCTTGAGCACCACGAAGGCGCAGATGGCCTCGCCGGTGGTGTCGTCCGGCCGGCCGACCACCGCGGCTTCCGCCACCAGGTCGGTGCAGCTCACCAGCGCCGACTCGATTTCCATCGTGCCCATGCGGTGGCCGCTGACGTTGAGCACGTCGTCGATGCGGCCGGTGATGGTGAAGTAGCCGGTCTTGGCGTCGCGGATGGCGCCGTCGCCGGCCAGGTAGTAGCCCTTGAGCTCCGGCGGGTAGTAGCTCTTCTTGAAGCGCTCGGGGTCGCCCCAGATGGTGCGGATCATCGACGGCCACGGCTTCTTGACCACCAGGATGCCGCCCTGGCCGTTGGGCACGTCGGTGCCGGTCTCGTCGACCACCGCCGCCGCGATGCCGGGGAACGGCAGCGTGCAGGAGCCGGGCACCAGGTCGGTGGCGCCGGGCAGCGGCGTGATCATGTGGCCGCCGGTCTCGGTCTGCCAGAAGGTGTCGACGATGGGGCAGCGGCCGCCGCCGACGTGCCGGTGGTACCACTCCCAGGCGGCGGGGTTGATCGGCTCGCCCACCGACCCCAGGATGCGCAGGCTGGACAGGTCGTAGCGCTTGGGGTGCACCGCCTCGTTGGCCTCGGCCGCCTTGATCAGCGAGCGGATCGCGGTGGGCGCGGTGTAGAACACCGTCACCTTGTGCCGCTCGATCATCTGCCAGAAGCGCCCGGCGTCGGGGTAGGTGGGCACGCCCTCGAACACCACCTCGGTCATGCCGAGCGCCAGCGGGCCGTAGGTGATGTAGGTGTGGCCGGTGACCCAGCCGATGTCGGCGGTGCACCAGAAGGTGTCGCCGTCGTGCAGGTCGAAGGTCCACTTCGTGGTCAGCGCCGCGTGCAGCAGGTAGCCGCCGCTGGAATGCTGCACGCCCTTCGGCTTGCCGGTG
The sequence above is a segment of the Aquabacterium sp. J223 genome. Coding sequences within it:
- a CDS encoding DUF4394 domain-containing protein, yielding MRPARPTLPSTVRATTSAGRRRWLAGGTALALTTLAGCATRGLDTGGYSGPAYEGPPRRETAHALTETGELLHLFAARPTYPDLRLQLTGAVGGEPLLALARHSARRQLVVLGRSGRVYAVNADTGALTALNRPLPAPLTGQRFAMDVDPADGQLRVFGDDGAWRGAPDGVLQPDAGAVRLDSLASARAADGRAVQRYGIATTGGQLLRLELGPQGLQAAPVGSLGLPPLARASLGVADGADQGLLMLQLASEPLINRLALVDLASGRARLLGLLPAPPQVLSLVAER
- a CDS encoding BMP family ABC transporter substrate-binding protein; its protein translation is MLKNLIGALAFALPLTLPAQTVTPRPPVPPPLKVGFVYVSPVGQAGWSYQHEQGRLALQQALGAQVQTTRVEGVAEGPDAERVMRELARDGHRLIFATSFGYLEPALRVAADHPEVVIEHAGGHKTAANLNTYNARYYEARWLAGWLAGRTSASGTAGYVAGFPVPEVIQGINAFTLGMRAANPQATVKVIWLNTWFDPSREREAAMTLVRQGADVLTNHSGSPAVPQAAEALGVKVIAYQSDMRAFAPTAQVAAVTHHWGAHYTGVAKRVLDGRWTPTPVWGGLKDGLVRVEALSPSLPRDVVDGLRQRERDLLDGRLKPFSGRLHDQQGRERLAGGALDDAQIARMDWLVQGVVAPSPGRPGR
- a CDS encoding MBL fold metallo-hydrolase, which translates into the protein MIFEQVATGGCQSYLVGCADSCAAALIDPEASQVDRYLALAGHHGLRIRWLIDTHTHADHFSATRALAAQLGVPVVMHRASPAPGVGLKVDDGEMLAVGRLRLQVLHTPGHTADSMCLVVEDRVFTGDTLLIGGTGRTDLPSGDAAALHHSLFERLLRLDPALKVYPAHDYKGRSHSTLADEIAHNPRLQVRDREAFVAMMNGLNLSLPTHITEALRTNLHGGRTVSQLLAEAAARVPFMSLAELRSRVDRGDSDLVVLDVRERDAYDAGHVAGAVHLPRGQLELRVNEVLPDPTRRILACCEFGRISTLAAATLRDMGFVRAVALDGGLKAWREAGHPLVSRP
- a CDS encoding peroxiredoxin is translated as MSLRINDIAPDFTADTTQGPIRFHDWIGDQWAVLFSHPKDFTPVCTTELGTMAGLEQQFAQRGTKIIGLSVDPVDSHARWVVDIEETQGHRPNYPMIGDPELKVAKLYNMLPADEPGTSEGRTPANNATVRSVFVIGPDKRIKLQLTYPMTTGRNFDEILRVLDSMQLTAKHKVATPANWQPGDDVIITAAVSNEEAEKTFPGYKTIKPYLRTTPQPK